Proteins from one Terriglobales bacterium genomic window:
- a CDS encoding Ig-like domain-containing protein codes for MKRRALILLIVALLTGCTRKNAKTAAPAATAYGAAITEVSGGKQIAAAGAVLEQPLVVQVNDAQGNGVAGAYVELHAPAGVVLEPAAGITDSSGQFTVKVMLGGTAGRYQITALTRDKGGKSYDLKLEEIALDYQQVLGRQINRQYCSRCHDPESTPERVSNMDNLVTKPHAFADGETLNKISDADLTAIITHGGAALNKSAEMPPYGYTLTKNDIQALLSFIRAVADPPYPAKGVVYAQN; via the coding sequence ATGAAGCGCCGTGCTCTCATTCTGCTCATCGTCGCGCTGTTGACCGGGTGCACGCGCAAGAACGCGAAGACTGCCGCGCCTGCGGCGACCGCCTACGGCGCCGCGATCACCGAAGTCAGCGGCGGCAAGCAAATTGCCGCAGCCGGCGCGGTGCTCGAGCAGCCGCTTGTAGTCCAGGTCAACGACGCACAGGGGAACGGGGTCGCCGGGGCTTACGTTGAATTGCACGCTCCCGCGGGCGTGGTACTCGAACCCGCCGCGGGTATCACCGATTCCAGCGGGCAATTCACCGTTAAGGTCATGCTCGGCGGGACCGCGGGGCGATACCAGATCACCGCCCTTACGCGCGACAAAGGCGGCAAGAGCTACGACCTTAAGCTGGAGGAGATTGCGCTTGACTACCAGCAGGTGCTGGGCCGGCAAATTAACCGGCAATACTGCTCGCGCTGCCACGATCCCGAGTCCACGCCCGAGCGTGTCTCGAACATGGACAACCTCGTTACCAAGCCGCACGCGTTTGCCGACGGTGAAACGCTGAACAAGATCAGCGATGCCGACCTCACCGCCATCATCACCCACGGCGGCGCGGCGCTGAACAAGTCAGCCGAGATGCCGCCCTACGGCTACACCTTGACCAAGAATGATATCCAGGCCCTGCTTTCCTTTATCCGCGCTGTCGCCGATCCGCCGTACCCGGCAAAAGGAGTTGTCTATGCGCAAAATTAG
- a CDS encoding c-type cytochrome, with the protein MRVREKLDAVRSFLFADSARTFGIISVVFLVSLAIAPAKNHFSEWRHYQKQYVKLIRTRADAVTLQRHLKTGIQQIWIPEHGIVDRCTTCHVGLREESLSTVTTQPFRAHPPIPHSLTDFGCSTCHRGQGGATTLEEAHRSTLAWEEPILPARYIESSCGQCHLADLPGTPQLNYGRKLLAREGCVRCHNVRQPDGVVMQGTDDPPSLQHIAQKTTREWVYAWIKNPQAYSSTATMPNFGLSDDDSRDITAFLMAQSTPVALPGPEKATSSTTAADPTAGASLYGQSFCASCHAVQNAAGNMVGGDLGPELTKIGTKAKPEWLEAWLRNPGAYDPDTKMPHYRFTEQQIKTVAGFLEAKTDSDLLANVHLPDSTPQQIAHGKQLVNEYGCASCHEINGVRKPDNFAPDLSHVGSRSLAQLVFAPGVPHTLPDYIGAKVRDPRAFGASLKMPKFTLTQQQADAITTALLALSDRAQSQSPRIATHRESDYQPGGHAGQLIRDLRCFSCHAINGRGGDMAPDLSWEGSSVQAKWLADFLRNPNTLRPALIRRMPKFNLSDAEIKELTDYIMTVYQTPAFESDSMPASYPPAEVDRGRQVFYSKYACSSCHIVDPAKDKGYIGPTLTQVGSRLTPAWIYHWLKNPQELRPGTIEPNQHISNDDARALTAYLVSLKGQSPKTKTAGRRRESQQEVGR; encoded by the coding sequence ATGAGGGTCCGGGAAAAGCTTGACGCAGTCCGGAGCTTCCTGTTTGCCGACAGCGCCCGCACCTTCGGCATCATCAGCGTGGTGTTCCTGGTCTCGCTCGCGATTGCTCCTGCCAAGAACCACTTCAGCGAATGGCGGCATTACCAGAAGCAATACGTAAAGCTGATCCGCACGCGCGCCGACGCGGTCACGCTGCAGCGGCACCTGAAAACCGGCATCCAGCAGATTTGGATTCCGGAACACGGCATCGTGGACCGCTGCACCACCTGCCACGTCGGGCTTCGCGAGGAGAGCCTTTCAACCGTCACGACGCAGCCCTTCCGCGCGCATCCTCCGATCCCGCACTCGCTGACCGACTTTGGGTGTTCCACATGCCATCGCGGACAGGGCGGAGCGACCACGCTGGAAGAAGCACACCGCAGCACGCTGGCATGGGAAGAACCGATCCTGCCCGCGCGCTACATCGAATCGTCCTGCGGGCAGTGCCACCTCGCCGACCTTCCCGGCACGCCACAACTCAATTATGGCCGCAAGCTTCTCGCGCGCGAAGGATGCGTCCGCTGCCACAACGTTCGGCAACCGGACGGAGTCGTCATGCAGGGAACCGATGATCCGCCGTCGCTGCAACACATCGCGCAGAAGACCACGCGGGAGTGGGTTTACGCCTGGATCAAGAATCCGCAGGCGTACTCCTCCACCGCTACCATGCCGAATTTCGGCCTCTCCGACGACGACTCGCGAGACATCACAGCGTTCCTGATGGCGCAGAGCACGCCGGTCGCGCTGCCCGGCCCTGAAAAAGCGACGTCTTCCACCACGGCCGCCGATCCGACCGCCGGTGCGTCTTTATATGGACAGTCGTTCTGCGCCTCCTGTCATGCAGTGCAGAATGCTGCCGGCAACATGGTAGGTGGGGACCTCGGCCCGGAACTGACCAAGATCGGGACCAAGGCCAAGCCGGAGTGGCTGGAAGCATGGCTGCGGAATCCGGGGGCTTACGATCCGGATACCAAGATGCCGCACTACCGTTTCACCGAGCAGCAGATCAAGACGGTCGCCGGATTCCTGGAAGCGAAGACGGATTCCGACCTGCTCGCCAACGTCCATCTGCCCGACAGCACGCCGCAGCAAATCGCGCACGGCAAGCAACTGGTGAACGAGTATGGTTGCGCGTCGTGCCACGAAATCAACGGCGTGCGCAAGCCGGACAATTTCGCGCCCGACCTCAGCCACGTCGGCAGCCGCTCCCTGGCGCAGTTGGTGTTTGCCCCCGGGGTGCCGCATACCTTGCCCGATTACATCGGCGCCAAGGTCCGCGATCCGCGCGCCTTCGGGGCCAGCCTGAAGATGCCGAAGTTCACCCTGACGCAACAGCAGGCAGACGCGATAACAACGGCGCTGCTCGCGCTCTCGGATCGAGCGCAGTCGCAATCGCCACGGATCGCCACGCATCGCGAGTCCGATTACCAGCCCGGCGGACATGCCGGGCAACTGATTCGTGACTTGCGCTGTTTCAGTTGTCACGCCATCAATGGCCGCGGCGGCGACATGGCCCCCGACCTCTCCTGGGAAGGCAGCTCGGTGCAGGCAAAATGGCTGGCGGATTTCCTTCGCAACCCGAACACGCTGCGCCCGGCGCTGATCCGGCGCATGCCCAAGTTCAATCTCAGCGACGCGGAGATCAAGGAACTCACGGACTACATCATGACCGTGTACCAGACGCCGGCATTCGAGAGTGACTCGATGCCGGCCAGCTATCCGCCCGCCGAGGTCGACCGCGGGCGCCAAGTCTTCTACTCCAAGTACGCCTGCTCTTCCTGCCATATCGTGGATCCGGCGAAAGACAAGGGGTACATCGGCCCAACGCTGACGCAGGTGGGCTCGCGTTTGACGCCGGCTTGGATCTATCACTGGCTGAAAAATCCGCAGGAACTGCGCCCGGGTACGATCGAGCCCAACCAGCACATCAGCAACGATGATGCGCGCGCCTTGACTGCGTACCTGGTTTCGCTGAAGGGACAGTCGCCGAAAACGAAAACTGCCGGCCGGCGTCGTGAGTCACAGCAAGAGGTGGGACGATGA
- a CDS encoding cytochrome b N-terminal domain-containing protein: MAKTLDAYIEQLRGSRVWRSIFRSGRGGTRLHDVLAIQQNVFLHLFSAKARRRAMDFSATWYLGALTFGTFLILVITGILLMLYYHPSVPQAYADMKDLQFVVSSGVFLRNLHRWSAHAMVFLVFAHMFKVFYRGAYRPPREFNWAIGVVLLLITLLLSYTGYLLPWDQLSYWAVTVGSNIASAVPVMGAKIRFLMLGGNLVNANALLRFYVLHCVILPLTAIAFIAVHFWRIRKDGGLYPGTPAKPEAK; encoded by the coding sequence ATGGCAAAAACACTGGACGCCTACATCGAACAGCTACGCGGCAGCCGGGTGTGGCGCTCGATATTCCGCAGCGGCCGCGGCGGCACCCGGCTGCACGACGTGCTCGCCATCCAGCAGAACGTTTTCCTGCACCTGTTTTCGGCCAAGGCGCGGCGTCGCGCCATGGACTTCAGCGCCACCTGGTACCTGGGCGCGCTGACCTTCGGCACGTTCCTCATCCTCGTCATCACCGGCATTTTGCTGATGCTGTACTACCACCCGTCGGTGCCGCAGGCGTACGCCGACATGAAGGACCTGCAGTTCGTGGTTTCTTCGGGAGTGTTCCTGCGGAACCTGCACCGGTGGTCGGCGCACGCCATGGTCTTCCTGGTATTTGCGCACATGTTCAAGGTTTTCTACCGCGGCGCGTACCGTCCGCCGCGGGAATTCAATTGGGCAATCGGCGTGGTGCTGCTCCTTATCACCCTGCTGCTCAGCTACACCGGATATCTCTTGCCCTGGGACCAGCTCTCGTACTGGGCGGTCACGGTGGGCAGCAACATCGCGTCAGCGGTTCCAGTGATGGGAGCGAAGATCCGTTTCCTGATGCTCGGCGGCAACCTGGTGAATGCCAACGCGCTGCTGCGCTTTTATGTCCTGCACTGCGTGATCCTGCCGCTGACCGCAATCGCTTTTATCGCAGTTCACTTCTGGCGCATTCGCAAGGACGGGGGACTCTATCCCGGCACGCCAGCCAAGCCGGAGGCGAAATGA